In one Candidatus Nanopelagicus limnes genomic region, the following are encoded:
- the rlmB gene encoding 23S rRNA (guanosine(2251)-2'-O)-methyltransferase RlmB — translation MKPGKARKDRPKGAKTFSRGSNKRVERSAVARPEKRDNRRDDKGDARKGFRKPVKTIDREVKRDDRRGDRPEKRFDRRGSMQDAVAGKNSVVEALRAKIPAKELVVAIKVELDEKISEAIRLAKNADLPIKEIPRRALDDLTGFSNHQGIALVIKPFNYTEFSKLIANAKKPMMLIGLDSITDPHNLGAVVRSAAAFGADGVVIPERRNAAMTGSAWKASAGAAARMPISQVTNLVRSIEDAKKAGCFVIGLDADGDTTLAKMNLATESVFIVVGSEGKGLSRLVREKCDLVVSIPMQSSVESLNASVATAIVMHQVAAERSK, via the coding sequence ATGAAACCAGGTAAAGCACGTAAAGATCGCCCAAAGGGTGCCAAAACTTTTTCACGTGGCAGTAATAAAAGAGTTGAGAGAAGTGCGGTAGCGCGCCCAGAAAAAAGAGATAACCGCCGAGATGATAAAGGTGATGCGCGTAAAGGATTTCGCAAGCCAGTTAAAACAATTGACCGAGAGGTTAAGCGAGATGATCGAAGAGGTGATCGTCCTGAAAAAAGATTTGATCGAAGAGGGTCAATGCAAGATGCTGTCGCCGGTAAGAACTCAGTTGTAGAGGCGCTTCGCGCAAAGATTCCTGCTAAAGAGTTAGTAGTTGCTATAAAGGTTGAGTTGGATGAGAAAATATCTGAAGCAATCAGATTAGCTAAAAATGCTGATCTGCCGATAAAAGAGATTCCTCGCAGGGCACTTGATGATTTAACGGGTTTTTCAAACCACCAAGGTATTGCCTTAGTTATCAAACCCTTTAACTACACAGAGTTTTCAAAATTAATTGCAAATGCTAAAAAACCAATGATGTTGATTGGCTTAGATTCAATCACTGATCCACACAACCTTGGCGCGGTAGTTAGATCTGCAGCAGCCTTTGGCGCAGATGGAGTAGTAATTCCTGAGCGGCGAAATGCAGCCATGACAGGCTCTGCTTGGAAAGCATCTGCTGGTGCTGCTGCCCGAATGCCAATCTCACAGGTAACTAATTTAGTTAGATCTATTGAGGATGCTAAAAAGGCAGGATGTTTTGTAATTGGTTTGGATGCAGATGGTGACACTACTTTGGCAAAGATGAATTTAGCAACTGAATCTGTATTTATTGTGGTTGGCAGTGAAGGAAAAGGTTTATCTAGATTGGTAAGAGAAAAGTGTGATTTAGTGGTTTCAATTCCAATGCAATCATCAGTTGAATCCTTAAATGCCAGCGTGGCAACAGCAATAGTTATGCACCAGGTTGCGGCTGAAAGAAGTAAGTAA